One Enterobacter cloacae subsp. cloacae ATCC 13047 genomic window carries:
- a CDS encoding type-F conjugative transfer system pilin assembly thiol-disulfide isomerase TrbB → MNIKTGLTALLMCLPLLANAGAREELMALEATKTTSADAAAITASTIPVPAPASLMALPDGRRANMKDYAVVLFMQAHCQYSAKFDPLLKGWADEHSVRVYPYTLDGGGDVSYPTPMIPRKTDPNSPIADEIVTFFGNGLPIATPTAFMVNVNTLKAYPLTQGVMDIPALESRMASLIQADMDNVDPKTLPPMPASAQVTPQ, encoded by the coding sequence ATGAACATTAAAACCGGACTCACGGCTCTGCTGATGTGCCTGCCCCTGCTGGCGAACGCCGGGGCGCGCGAGGAGTTAATGGCGCTTGAAGCGACAAAAACAACCTCTGCTGACGCTGCAGCCATCACCGCCTCCACCATTCCGGTACCTGCGCCGGCCAGCCTGATGGCGCTGCCGGACGGACGTCGGGCTAACATGAAAGATTATGCCGTGGTGCTTTTTATGCAGGCACACTGCCAGTACAGCGCGAAGTTTGACCCGCTGCTGAAGGGCTGGGCTGATGAGCATTCTGTCAGGGTTTATCCATACACCCTGGACGGCGGCGGTGATGTGTCTTACCCGACGCCGATGATCCCGCGCAAGACGGACCCGAATTCTCCCATTGCAGACGAGATTGTCACCTTCTTCGGAAACGGGCTGCCGATTGCGACACCAACGGCCTTTATGGTCAACGTTAACACCCTGAAAGCCTACCCGCTGACCCAGGGTGTGATGGACATCCCCGCTCTTGAGAGCCGTATGGCCAGCCTGATTCAGGCTGACATGGACAACGTCGATCCGAAAACGCTGCCGCCCATGCCGGCAAGTGCGCAGGTCACCCCTCAGTAA
- the traN gene encoding type-F conjugative transfer system mating-pair stabilization protein TraN — protein MKKLLSTMLMLFPLLAGAADPAFEAGASFGKGNASAGTGVLKNPGTVTGTIPGYTANPPEKGYYGGVNGGDGGLANKGQAALQGNDAAQSVISSGTKNPAPTIDPNAPFITIGKNAEGTAGGIMNGTSQQCKETTVSKSTFENFTCDRDVATIQTCGRTASITGHYEDNYSYKTITIDSDNLDVSSPEVSYSMPEGTVYSATMNYTFKKHLAFSNDLWFLNITALGSLMTMYETSGSYDLPPGKSFTEGEKLTITFNNKQKVPERVASIWEMGKTNHMYHFVITIVYRTGTKVWVPQTTWTESCGFDKKTALSSAGSTCTEPGGTRTVIVDGKEYSQTNSCWAWSDEYVTGTSSRGNCGSLMDNPACTLSSHTCTTTESGVCTHQSETYQCQKTWSSSGLVCGGEYICKSGACDETNGTGDNGFDTAVAKLAGLASAAEDVRDQNSTIDVRAFTGKAMSCRKAFAGFSNCCKDSGWGQDTGLAACNDDELALGKAKAKKITVSLGERCDRKVLGACIQKSKVYCVFDGKLARIIQEQGRRDQLGVKFGSGDSPDCRGITVPELQSIDFDKINFSDFYEDLMKNQKIPDTSAQVKQIKDRIAAQVNQQGGGK, from the coding sequence ATGAAAAAACTCCTTTCAACGATGCTGATGCTTTTCCCGCTCCTGGCTGGTGCAGCCGATCCAGCCTTTGAGGCGGGTGCGAGTTTTGGCAAGGGCAATGCCTCCGCCGGTACGGGGGTCCTGAAAAATCCGGGTACCGTCACAGGAACAATACCAGGCTATACCGCTAACCCACCGGAGAAAGGGTATTACGGCGGTGTGAATGGCGGCGACGGCGGACTGGCAAACAAAGGGCAGGCGGCCTTGCAGGGAAATGATGCGGCACAGTCGGTGATCAGTTCCGGTACCAAAAACCCGGCCCCCACAATTGACCCGAACGCCCCCTTTATTACCATCGGAAAAAATGCGGAGGGTACGGCAGGCGGGATCATGAATGGCACCAGTCAGCAGTGTAAGGAGACGACGGTATCAAAATCGACGTTTGAGAACTTTACCTGCGATCGGGATGTGGCCACCATCCAGACGTGCGGAAGAACAGCCAGTATCACCGGGCATTATGAGGATAACTACAGCTATAAGACCATCACCATTGATTCAGACAATCTGGACGTCAGCAGCCCGGAAGTGTCGTACAGCATGCCGGAAGGAACGGTGTATTCAGCGACGATGAATTACACGTTCAAGAAACATTTAGCGTTCAGCAACGATCTCTGGTTCCTGAACATTACGGCTCTCGGTTCACTGATGACGATGTACGAAACCTCCGGGTCGTATGACCTGCCCCCGGGTAAGAGTTTTACCGAAGGAGAGAAGCTGACCATCACGTTTAATAACAAACAAAAAGTACCCGAAAGGGTTGCCAGTATCTGGGAGATGGGTAAAACCAACCATATGTACCATTTTGTCATCACCATCGTTTACCGTACCGGTACAAAGGTTTGGGTTCCGCAGACGACCTGGACTGAAAGCTGTGGTTTTGACAAAAAAACGGCGCTGTCCAGTGCTGGCAGTACCTGTACTGAGCCTGGTGGCACCCGTACGGTAATCGTTGACGGCAAGGAGTACAGCCAGACAAACAGTTGCTGGGCCTGGTCGGATGAATACGTGACGGGTACCAGTTCCCGGGGAAACTGCGGTTCACTGATGGATAATCCCGCCTGCACACTTTCTTCACATACCTGCACAACAACGGAATCCGGGGTATGTACTCACCAGTCGGAGACGTATCAGTGTCAGAAAACGTGGTCATCCAGTGGTCTTGTCTGCGGCGGGGAATACATCTGCAAGTCCGGGGCCTGTGATGAGACCAATGGTACCGGTGATAACGGGTTTGATACGGCAGTGGCCAAACTTGCGGGCCTGGCCTCTGCGGCAGAAGATGTCAGGGATCAGAACAGCACTATAGATGTCAGAGCGTTCACGGGTAAGGCCATGAGCTGCCGCAAAGCGTTTGCTGGCTTCTCAAACTGCTGTAAGGACTCAGGATGGGGACAGGATACCGGGCTGGCAGCCTGTAACGATGATGAACTTGCTCTCGGTAAGGCGAAAGCCAAGAAGATAACCGTTAGCTTGGGTGAACGTTGCGACCGTAAGGTGCTGGGAGCCTGCATTCAGAAAAGTAAGGTTTACTGTGTGTTTGACGGCAAGCTTGCCCGCATCATTCAGGAGCAGGGGCGTCGCGACCAGTTAGGTGTGAAGTTTGGCAGCGGTGACAGCCCGGACTGCCGGGGGATCACGGTTCCGGAACTGCAGAGTATCGACTTCGACAAAATCAACTTCTCTGACTTCTACGAGGATTTGATGAAGAACCAGAAAATCCCCGATACCAGCGCGCAGGTCAAGCAGATTAAGGATCGCATCGCCGCGCAGGTGAACCAGCAGGGAGGTGGCAAATGA
- the traF gene encoding type-F conjugative transfer system pilin assembly protein TraF, translating to MKRVLCGLLMALASHTALADEIVTPAEPFTGWSWYNEPKKPPEQPRKPQQPAPQAIPDLSKMSPMEQARVLKGYTQEALNRAILYPSRENTATFLRWQKFWTDRASMFSQSFAAAQLSHPDLDYNLEYPHYNSMAPFMQTRDQQTRQSAVEQLAQQYGLFYFYRGSDPIDVQMAGVVADFAKTNGISLIPVSVDGQVAATLPQSRPDTGQSRSMNITHFPALFLVDPRNQNYRALSYGFMTQDDLSKRFLNVATGFKPNS from the coding sequence ATGAAGCGTGTCCTCTGTGGCCTGCTTATGGCGCTGGCGAGCCATACGGCACTGGCCGATGAGATTGTGACGCCGGCTGAGCCGTTCACCGGCTGGTCCTGGTACAACGAACCGAAAAAGCCCCCTGAGCAGCCCCGGAAACCGCAGCAGCCAGCACCGCAGGCCATTCCGGATCTCAGCAAAATGTCCCCGATGGAGCAGGCCAGGGTGCTGAAAGGGTATACACAGGAGGCGCTTAACCGCGCCATCCTGTACCCCTCAAGGGAAAACACGGCGACGTTCCTGCGCTGGCAGAAGTTCTGGACGGACCGGGCATCGATGTTCAGCCAGTCCTTTGCGGCGGCGCAGCTGAGCCATCCGGACCTCGACTACAACCTGGAGTATCCGCACTACAACAGCATGGCGCCGTTTATGCAGACCCGTGACCAGCAGACGCGGCAGAGCGCCGTGGAGCAGCTTGCGCAGCAGTACGGTCTGTTCTACTTCTACCGGGGCAGTGACCCGATTGATGTGCAGATGGCGGGCGTGGTGGCTGACTTTGCGAAAACCAACGGGATCTCACTCATTCCGGTCTCGGTTGACGGACAGGTGGCGGCCACCCTGCCGCAAAGCCGTCCGGACACCGGACAGTCCCGGTCGATGAATATCACGCACTTTCCGGCGCTCTTCCTGGTTGACCCGCGCAACCAGAACTACCGTGCCCTGTCCTATGGCTTCATGACCCAGGATGACCTGTCAAAACGATTCCTGAACGTGGCCACCGGCTTTAAACCCAATTCCTGA